In Streptomyces chartreusis NRRL 3882, the following are encoded in one genomic region:
- the kstD gene encoding 3-oxosteroid 1-dehydrogenase, giving the protein MTTSTNSAGTPKAPSRRRVLAGAAGAGLAVAAGVQQGAHAADLPPLGTYDVVVVGSGAAGMTAALTAAGQGLSCVVVEKAPTFGGSTPRSGAGIWIPNNPVILAAGVPDTPAKAAAYLAAVVGPEVPADRQRAFLTHGPATISYVMAHSPLRFRWMEGYSDYYPELPGGLPNGRSIEPDQLDGNLLGAELAHLNPPYMDVPAGMVVFSADYKWIALAAVNTRGAAVAAQCLARGTKAALLGQKPLTMGQALAAGLRAGLSSAGVPVWLNTPLTDLHVENGRVTGAVVTRDGAPGLVRARRGVIVGSGGFEHNAAMRDRFQRQPIGTEWTVGAKENTGDGIRAGERLGAALDLMDDAWWGPAIPAPGEPYFCLAERTLPGGLLVNGSGRRFVNEAAPYSDVVHTMYDVHDTDPAIPSWLIVDQNYRNRYLFKDVLPALPLPDAWYDSGAAHKAWTLDALAASIGVPAAALRTTVDRFNAQARRGEDPDFHRGDSAYDHYYTDPSVLPNPCLAPLWLPPYHAFRIVPGDLGTKGGMRTDARARVLRPDGSVIPGLYAAGNASAAVMGHSYAGAGSTIGPAMTFGYIAARDVAGVS; this is encoded by the coding sequence GACCTACCCCCGCTCGGCACGTACGACGTCGTCGTCGTCGGCTCCGGCGCGGCCGGGATGACCGCCGCGCTGACCGCCGCCGGGCAGGGGCTGAGCTGCGTCGTCGTGGAGAAGGCCCCGACCTTCGGCGGCTCGACCCCCCGCTCCGGTGCCGGGATCTGGATCCCGAACAACCCGGTCATCCTCGCGGCCGGTGTCCCCGACACCCCGGCCAAGGCCGCCGCCTACCTCGCCGCCGTCGTCGGCCCGGAGGTCCCCGCCGACCGGCAGCGCGCCTTCCTCACCCACGGCCCGGCGACGATCTCCTACGTCATGGCCCACAGCCCCCTGCGCTTCCGCTGGATGGAGGGCTACAGCGACTACTACCCCGAGCTGCCCGGCGGACTGCCGAACGGCCGCTCCATCGAGCCGGACCAGCTCGACGGCAACCTCCTGGGAGCCGAGCTGGCACACCTGAACCCGCCGTACATGGACGTCCCCGCGGGCATGGTGGTCTTCAGCGCCGACTACAAGTGGATCGCCCTCGCCGCGGTCAACACCCGGGGCGCGGCCGTCGCCGCCCAGTGCCTCGCGCGGGGCACGAAGGCGGCGCTCCTCGGCCAGAAGCCGCTGACGATGGGCCAGGCACTGGCAGCGGGCCTGCGCGCGGGGCTCTCGTCGGCCGGGGTCCCGGTATGGCTGAACACGCCTCTGACGGACCTGCACGTCGAGAACGGCAGGGTGACGGGAGCCGTCGTCACCCGCGACGGCGCTCCCGGCCTGGTCCGCGCCCGCCGGGGCGTGATCGTCGGCTCGGGCGGATTCGAGCACAACGCCGCCATGCGGGACCGATTCCAGCGACAGCCCATCGGCACCGAGTGGACCGTCGGGGCGAAGGAGAACACCGGCGACGGCATCCGGGCGGGGGAGCGGCTGGGCGCGGCGCTCGACCTGATGGACGACGCCTGGTGGGGGCCGGCCATCCCCGCCCCCGGCGAGCCCTACTTCTGCCTCGCCGAACGCACCCTGCCCGGCGGGCTGCTGGTGAACGGCTCCGGCCGACGCTTCGTCAACGAGGCCGCCCCCTACAGCGACGTCGTCCACACCATGTACGACGTCCACGACACCGACCCGGCCATCCCGTCCTGGCTGATCGTCGACCAGAACTACCGCAACCGCTACCTCTTCAAGGACGTCCTGCCGGCCCTGCCCCTCCCCGACGCCTGGTACGACTCGGGCGCCGCGCACAAGGCCTGGACCCTGGACGCCCTGGCCGCGTCGATCGGCGTCCCGGCGGCGGCCCTGCGCACGACGGTCGACCGCTTCAACGCCCAGGCACGGCGGGGCGAGGACCCCGACTTCCACCGCGGTGACAGCGCCTACGACCACTACTACACGGACCCGTCGGTCCTCCCGAACCCCTGCCTGGCCCCCCTCTGGCTACCCCCTTACCACGCCTTCCGCATCGTCCCCGGCGACCTCGGCACGAAGGGCGGCATGCGGACGGACGCCCGGGCCCGCGTCCTGCGCCCCGACGGCTCGGTGATCCCGGGCCTGTACGCGGCGGGCAATGCCAGCGCGGCGGTGATGGGCCACAGCTACGCGGGCGCGGGCTCGACGATCGGGCCGGCGATGACGTTCGGGTACATCGCGGCGCGGGATGTCGCGGGGGTGTCGTAG